Proteins from a single region of Halalkalibaculum roseum:
- a CDS encoding ABC transporter ATP-binding protein — MAVIEVKNIDKSFGNTHAVNNVSFEVTKGKIFGLLGPNGAGKTTAIRIINHIIIADSGTITINGMEVSPETQSMIGYMPEERGLYKKMKVGEQLIYLAQLKGMDHGKAKEAIQYWLDRFEAADWYNKEVGELSKGMSQKIQFIATIAHDPDIYIFDEPFSGLDPINSEMLKDIVIDLRDQGKTILFSTHRMEQVEQMCDEICLFNKGRAVLKGDLRDIKKSFGKNTINIEFQGDASFLDQLENVRINNRSTNYAEIRVLNGENMQDILKKAMEHSEIYKFERVEPSLTEIFISTVGEDNINPKELALK; from the coding sequence ATGGCGGTAATAGAAGTAAAAAATATTGACAAATCCTTCGGCAACACACATGCCGTTAATAATGTCAGTTTTGAAGTTACCAAGGGAAAAATATTCGGTTTGCTCGGGCCAAACGGCGCGGGTAAAACGACCGCTATTCGAATCATCAACCACATCATTATTGCCGATTCCGGCACCATTACCATCAACGGAATGGAGGTCAGCCCCGAGACGCAAAGCATGATTGGCTATATGCCGGAAGAGCGGGGTCTTTATAAAAAGATGAAGGTTGGAGAGCAGCTGATATACCTTGCCCAGCTAAAAGGCATGGACCATGGAAAAGCAAAAGAAGCGATCCAATACTGGCTGGATCGTTTCGAAGCGGCTGACTGGTATAACAAGGAGGTGGGAGAACTTTCAAAAGGTATGTCACAAAAAATTCAGTTTATTGCCACTATCGCCCACGATCCTGATATCTATATTTTTGATGAGCCCTTTAGCGGACTGGATCCAATAAACAGTGAAATGCTAAAAGATATTGTCATTGATCTTCGGGACCAGGGAAAAACCATTCTATTCTCTACACACAGAATGGAGCAGGTTGAACAGATGTGCGATGAGATATGTCTATTTAACAAAGGGCGCGCCGTATTGAAAGGTGATCTGAGGGATATAAAAAAGTCATTCGGAAAAAATACCATAAATATCGAATTCCAGGGGGATGCAAGTTTCTTGGATCAGCTTGAAAATGTGAGGATTAACAATCGCTCTACCAACTATGCCGAAATTCGAGTTTTGAACGGCGAAAACATGCAGGATATTCTGAAAAAAGCTATGGAGCATAGCGAGATATACAAATTTGAACGCGTGGAACCCTCGTTAACTGAAATATTTATTTCCACAGTGGGAGAAGACAATATCAACCCAAAAGAACTGGCCTTAAAATGA
- a CDS encoding glycogen synthase has translation MHVIHLSAECYPVAKVGGLADVVGSLPKYLIEEGVKASVVMPKYRNEWTENHEFKTVFEGDAPMDTGKIFYSIQREKDDSLGFPLYVVDIPGLLDRPGIYTDPHSGSGYWDEFERFLGFQIAALDWIKDMKKKPDIVHCHDHHSGLAPFMMTQCFRYDELKRIPTVFTVHNGQYHGAYDRWNDRLIPDFNRGNAGMLDWNGKLNCMAAGLKCAWQISTVSKSYMDELCEHSNGLEPLFRNERAKSRGIVNGIDTDVWNPKTDTYLDRHYDVRTRKAGKASNKKKLCKRFGLDPQYPTISYIGRLAYEKGADLLPNLFRNYLSSQHSVNFVVLGTGDPALHEQFKKMSNQYVGYFDAALDYNEKLAHLIYAGSDFMIMPSRVEPCGLNQMYCMRYGTIPIVRNIGGLKDTVKDLDEEGGYGIKFQHFDFYEAAEAVWRAISIYGQPKIMSGIQKKVMELDFSWNASASEYIKMYNQITIN, from the coding sequence ATGCATGTAATTCATTTAAGCGCTGAATGTTACCCGGTTGCCAAGGTAGGGGGATTGGCTGATGTAGTCGGATCACTGCCAAAGTATTTAATTGAAGAGGGTGTAAAAGCTTCCGTGGTAATGCCCAAATACCGGAATGAGTGGACTGAAAACCATGAATTTAAAACGGTATTTGAGGGTGATGCTCCCATGGATACGGGCAAAATATTTTACAGCATTCAACGCGAAAAAGATGACAGCTTGGGCTTTCCGCTATATGTGGTTGATATTCCGGGCCTGCTGGATCGGCCGGGCATCTATACCGATCCCCACTCCGGTTCGGGTTACTGGGACGAGTTTGAACGTTTTCTGGGATTCCAGATAGCTGCTCTAGACTGGATCAAAGACATGAAAAAAAAACCTGATATTGTGCATTGCCACGATCATCATTCAGGTCTTGCGCCGTTTATGATGACGCAGTGTTTTCGTTATGATGAACTGAAAAGGATACCTACGGTTTTCACGGTTCACAACGGGCAATACCATGGAGCCTATGACAGGTGGAATGACCGGCTGATACCCGATTTTAACAGGGGAAATGCAGGGATGCTGGATTGGAACGGTAAACTGAACTGTATGGCTGCCGGACTCAAATGTGCGTGGCAGATAAGCACGGTTTCGAAATCGTACATGGATGAACTATGTGAACATAGCAATGGGCTCGAACCTCTGTTCAGAAATGAGAGGGCAAAGTCACGTGGCATAGTAAACGGTATAGATACGGATGTTTGGAATCCCAAAACGGATACTTATCTGGATCGTCATTATGATGTGAGAACCCGAAAGGCTGGGAAGGCATCCAATAAAAAGAAATTATGCAAGCGGTTTGGCCTTGATCCTCAATATCCAACCATATCTTATATCGGGAGGCTGGCCTATGAAAAGGGTGCCGATTTACTGCCTAATCTATTCCGGAATTACCTGAGTTCCCAGCACAGTGTTAATTTTGTGGTACTTGGTACCGGAGATCCGGCTTTGCATGAGCAGTTCAAGAAGATGAGCAATCAGTATGTGGGTTATTTTGATGCTGCTCTTGATTACAATGAGAAGTTGGCGCATCTAATTTATGCCGGGAGTGATTTTATGATCATGCCCTCCCGAGTGGAACCGTGTGGACTTAATCAGATGTACTGTATGCGCTACGGTACCATACCTATTGTCCGAAACATCGGGGGCTTAAAAGATACCGTTAAAGACCTTGATGAGGAGGGAGGTTACGGAATAAAGTTTCAGCATTTTGACTTCTATGAGGCTGCCGAAGCTGTTTGGCGTGCAATAAGCATTTATGGACAGCCTAAAATTATGAGCGGCATACAGAAAAAAGTCATGGAGCTGGATTTTTCGTGGAATGCATCTGCAAGTGAGTACATTAAGATGTATAATCAAATAACAATTAATTAA
- a CDS encoding glucose-1-phosphate adenylyltransferase, with protein sequence MRNSTIAVILGGGQGTRLYPLTKERSKPAVPIAGKYRLVDIPISNCLNSGVRRIYVLTQFNSASLNRHIKNTYNFDVFSRGFVDILAAEQTPKSKNWYQGTADAVRQSLHHMENHRHEHVLILSGDQLYQMDYRKMLKQHEDSNADLTVATIPVAAEDATGFGIMKTNKEGFIENFVEKPSMDELDKWKSDMPAKFTSDGRHYLASMGIYIFNKDTLHELFDNHPDATDFGKEIIPEAINRDFKVSSYEFDGYWTDIGTVKSFFEANIELSDDLPRFNLYDNEDFIFTRARMLPASKLSGSTFDHSVLAEGCLIEASRIERSVIGIRSRIGKGTTIERSIIMGNDYFQSQQEIESGTEDHPAMAIGQRCFISNTIIDKNCRIGNDVRIAGGDHLDEGDHGKFHVVDGIVVIPKGAVIPDGTKI encoded by the coding sequence ATGAGAAATTCGACGATTGCAGTAATATTAGGAGGCGGGCAGGGAACCCGGCTATATCCGCTTACCAAAGAACGTTCGAAGCCGGCTGTTCCTATAGCAGGTAAATACCGATTAGTCGATATTCCCATTTCCAACTGTCTTAATTCAGGAGTTCGTCGAATTTACGTGCTTACCCAATTTAATTCTGCCTCACTGAACAGGCACATCAAAAACACCTACAATTTCGATGTGTTCAGTCGCGGCTTTGTTGACATTCTGGCTGCTGAGCAGACACCGAAGAGTAAAAACTGGTACCAGGGCACAGCCGATGCCGTTCGTCAGTCGTTGCACCATATGGAAAACCATCGACACGAACATGTGCTGATACTTTCCGGTGATCAGCTTTACCAGATGGATTACCGCAAAATGTTGAAGCAGCATGAAGACAGTAATGCCGACCTTACGGTAGCTACCATACCGGTGGCTGCAGAAGATGCTACCGGATTCGGCATTATGAAGACCAATAAAGAAGGTTTTATTGAAAACTTTGTTGAAAAACCTTCTATGGATGAGCTGGATAAATGGAAATCTGATATGCCGGCTAAGTTCACCAGTGACGGCAGACATTATCTGGCCTCCATGGGTATCTATATTTTCAATAAAGACACCCTCCATGAACTTTTTGACAATCACCCTGATGCCACAGATTTCGGTAAAGAGATTATACCGGAAGCGATCAACAGGGATTTCAAAGTATCCAGCTATGAATTTGACGGGTACTGGACCGATATCGGTACAGTGAAATCATTTTTTGAGGCAAATATCGAACTGAGCGATGATCTGCCTCGATTTAACCTGTATGACAACGAAGACTTCATCTTTACCCGGGCCCGGATGCTTCCGGCTTCGAAACTTTCGGGAAGTACCTTTGATCACTCGGTACTTGCAGAAGGATGTCTCATCGAAGCCAGCCGCATCGAAAGGTCAGTAATCGGTATACGATCCCGCATCGGTAAAGGAACAACTATTGAGCGTTCCATCATCATGGGTAATGATTACTTTCAATCTCAGCAAGAAATTGAAAGCGGTACGGAAGACCACCCGGCCATGGCTATCGGGCAGCGCTGCTTCATCAGCAATACTATCATTGATAAAAATTGCCGGATTGGGAATGATGTTCGTATAGCCGGTGGGGATCATCTGGATGAAGGTGATCACGGGAAATTTCACGTTGTGGACGGTATTGTGGTGATACCCAAAGGTGCGGTTATACCCGACGGTACGAAAATCTGA
- a CDS encoding ABC transporter permease codes for MNLRQIVLVLKREYLTRIKSKAFILLTILLPLGMVAFIGIGIGIALWDTETTHNIGIVDETEVIFPRLEQANEERYLNVSDTPIDTLRNMVINQEMEGYIIISKENIESDKNAELVYGGSGGINLLNSIRSDLRDAIREERLDRANVSETVKDIYASRAGLDTRKLTKEGIETEDDAGFRTVIGMVMGVIIFGILLGYGGWLTRSVIEEKTSRIIEVIASSVKPIELLIGKILGVGALAVTQIGIWVIAGIGLSAAAAPIAAMFVGSQMSQIDAEAAEVAANPAMFEIPSIEASLIFYFVLFFVLGYFIYSSLFAAIGSAVDSETDTQQFMFPVMIPIMISYFILFRLVEAPDSSLAVISSMVPFFSPILMVSRIAITDVPFWQIGLSVILMIGTFFATIWLSAKIYSVGILSYGKSASFKELWKWVKQG; via the coding sequence ATGAATTTGCGACAAATAGTACTGGTATTAAAACGGGAATACCTTACCCGCATTAAGAGTAAAGCTTTTATTCTGCTGACCATACTCTTGCCTTTGGGAATGGTAGCATTCATTGGCATAGGAATCGGTATTGCCCTCTGGGATACCGAGACAACGCACAATATCGGCATTGTAGACGAAACAGAGGTCATCTTCCCCCGGCTAGAGCAGGCCAATGAAGAGCGATATTTGAATGTGTCTGACACTCCTATCGATACGTTGCGTAATATGGTGATCAATCAGGAGATGGAAGGCTACATCATCATCTCTAAAGAAAATATTGAATCAGATAAGAATGCCGAACTGGTCTATGGCGGGTCCGGAGGAATCAATCTGCTGAACAGCATACGTTCCGACCTGCGGGACGCCATCAGGGAAGAACGTTTAGATAGGGCGAACGTATCCGAAACGGTAAAAGATATATATGCCAGTCGTGCGGGTCTGGATACCCGAAAACTGACCAAAGAAGGAATTGAAACCGAAGATGATGCCGGTTTCAGGACCGTGATAGGAATGGTTATGGGTGTTATCATTTTCGGAATATTGCTGGGCTACGGCGGTTGGTTGACGCGAAGTGTCATCGAGGAAAAAACAAGCCGTATCATTGAAGTCATAGCTTCCTCGGTAAAACCTATAGAACTGCTGATTGGAAAAATCCTCGGAGTGGGTGCTCTTGCCGTGACTCAAATTGGAATCTGGGTGATTGCCGGAATAGGACTCAGCGCAGCTGCAGCCCCAATAGCCGCCATGTTTGTCGGTTCACAGATGTCACAAATTGATGCGGAAGCTGCAGAAGTGGCTGCTAACCCTGCCATGTTTGAGATACCTTCTATAGAAGCCTCACTGATTTTCTATTTCGTACTCTTCTTTGTTCTGGGATACTTTATTTACTCTTCGCTTTTTGCTGCCATCGGTTCCGCCGTTGACTCAGAAACCGATACCCAGCAGTTTATGTTTCCGGTGATGATTCCGATCATGATTTCCTATTTCATTCTCTTTCGACTGGTGGAGGCACCCGATTCCAGCCTGGCTGTAATCAGCTCCATGGTGCCATTCTTCTCCCCTATACTGATGGTATCACGCATCGCCATTACGGATGTCCCATTCTGGCAAATTGGCTTATCTGTAATATTGATGATCGGTACGTTCTTTGCCACCATTTGGCTGAGTGCCAAAATTTACAGCGTAGGTATCCTGAGTTACGGAAAAAGTGCCAGCTTCAAAGAACTCTGGAAGTGGGTTAAACAAGGATAG